One region of Paracoccus sp. SMMA_5_TC genomic DNA includes:
- a CDS encoding urate hydroxylase PuuD, with the protein MSDFAVIWDWLAFAIRWTHVITAIAWIGSSFYFVALDLGLRKSPNLPEGAYGEEWQVHGGGFYHIQKYLVAPAQMPEHLIWFKWESYATWLSGAALLMVTYWVGSELFLIDPAKMELAPWQAILISAGSLSIGWLVYDNLCKSKLGETPTLLMLLLFVLLLIMGWAYNQVFTGRATMLHLGAFTATIMTANVFLVIMPNQRIVVADLKAGRKPDPKYGRIAKLRSTHNNYLTLPVVFLMLSNHYPLAFASEYNWLIAGLIFLMGVTIRHFFNTMHAGGGMQWWTWAVTTVLFIIVMWLSTAPMLRQSVEESEARVLTPTQQAMIESPGWEEASAAVLGRCSMCHAREPGYEGIHTAPKGILLETPDDITRAAREIYLQAGITDAMPPANVSYMEPQERQAIIDWYRGLPKTFAMN; encoded by the coding sequence ATGTCCGATTTCGCCGTCATCTGGGACTGGCTTGCGTTCGCCATTCGCTGGACGCATGTCATCACCGCAATCGCCTGGATCGGTTCCTCGTTCTATTTCGTCGCGCTCGACCTGGGTCTGCGCAAGAGCCCCAACCTGCCCGAAGGCGCCTATGGCGAGGAATGGCAGGTTCATGGCGGCGGTTTCTACCACATCCAGAAGTATCTGGTGGCACCGGCACAGATGCCGGAACACCTGATCTGGTTCAAATGGGAAAGCTATGCCACCTGGCTGTCGGGCGCGGCACTGCTGATGGTCACCTATTGGGTGGGATCGGAGCTGTTCCTGATCGATCCGGCCAAGATGGAGCTGGCCCCCTGGCAGGCGATCCTGATTTCCGCCGGTTCGCTGTCGATCGGCTGGCTGGTCTATGACAACCTGTGCAAATCCAAGCTGGGCGAGACCCCGACGCTGCTGATGCTGCTGTTGTTCGTGCTGCTGCTGATCATGGGTTGGGCCTATAACCAGGTGTTCACCGGCCGCGCCACCATGCTGCACCTGGGGGCTTTTACCGCGACCATCATGACCGCGAACGTGTTCCTGGTGATCATGCCCAACCAGCGCATCGTGGTTGCCGATCTGAAGGCGGGGCGCAAGCCGGATCCGAAATATGGCCGCATCGCCAAGCTGCGTTCGACCCACAACAACTACCTGACCTTGCCGGTCGTGTTCCTGATGTTGTCGAACCACTATCCGCTGGCCTTTGCCTCGGAATACAACTGGCTGATCGCCGGTCTGATCTTCCTGATGGGCGTCACCATCCGCCACTTCTTCAACACCATGCACGCCGGCGGCGGCATGCAGTGGTGGACCTGGGCGGTGACCACCGTGCTGTTCATCATCGTGATGTGGCTGTCCACGGCCCCGATGCTGCGCCAGAGCGTCGAAGAATCCGAGGCGCGCGTCCTGACCCCCACCCAGCAGGCGATGATCGAATCGCCCGGTTGGGAAGAAGCCTCTGCAGCGGTCCTCGGCCGCTGCAGCATGTGCCATGCCCGCGAGCCGGGCTATGAAGGCATCCACACCGCGCCCAAGGGCATCCTGCTGGAAACCCCCGACGATATCACGCGCGCTGCCCGTGAAATCTATCTGCAAGCCGGCATCACCGATGCGATGCCGCCGGCAAACGTCAGCTACATGGAGCCGCAGGAACGTCAGGCAATCATC
- the uraH gene encoding hydroxyisourate hydrolase, translated as MPGYLTTHVLDTANGTPAQGMKIELYRLDGGERRLLAETVTNHDGRTDKHILPESEFATGEYELLFHVGAWLDGQGHQAAKPRFLDVVPLRFGMSEQDHYHVPLLISPYGFSTYRGS; from the coding sequence ATGCCCGGTTATCTGACCACCCATGTTCTGGACACCGCCAACGGCACCCCCGCTCAAGGCATGAAGATCGAACTGTATCGGCTGGACGGGGGCGAACGCCGTCTGCTTGCCGAAACGGTCACCAACCATGACGGACGCACGGACAAGCACATCCTGCCGGAATCGGAATTCGCCACCGGCGAATACGAACTTCTGTTCCACGTGGGCGCCTGGCTGGACGGTCAGGGCCATCAGGCGGCCAAGCCGCGCTTTCTCGATGTCGTCCCATTGCGATTTGGCATGTCTGAACAGGACCATTACCATGTCCCGTTGCTGATCTCGCCCTATGGCTTTTCCACCTATCGGGGCAGCTGA
- a CDS encoding 8-oxoguanine deaminase — MSRRLLIREAEVVVTMDGARREIAGGDVLIDGGVISAVGVGLSAEGAEIVEARGCVVTPGLVNTHHHLFQTLTRAVPAAQDAALFGWLRTLYPIWARMGPQDIRLSTQIGLAELALSGCTCSSDHLYLFPNGARLDDSIEAAAEVGIRFTATRGAMSIGESRGGLPPDSLVEDEAAILRDSERVIDAFHDPNPGAMVQVGLAPCSPFSVSRELMRDAAILARDKGVRLHTHLAENDEDIAYSLENFGMLPGDYAESLGWTGPDVWHAHCVKLSGAEIDLFARSGTGVAHCPCSNARLASGIAPVRQMRDAGVPVGLGVDGSASNDCSHLGLEARQAMLVARLRDGPAALGAREALEIATLGGARVLGRDDIGALIPGKRADLVLWDLAELPAAGAWDPVAALVFCAPIRPRAVYVEGRAIVQDHRLLTLDTHGLALAADKALTRLMN, encoded by the coding sequence ATGTCGCGCCGCCTGCTGATCCGCGAGGCCGAGGTGGTGGTAACCATGGACGGCGCGCGGCGCGAAATCGCAGGCGGCGATGTCCTGATCGACGGCGGAGTGATCTCTGCCGTCGGTGTCGGCCTGTCCGCCGAGGGCGCCGAGATCGTCGAGGCCCGCGGCTGCGTGGTGACGCCGGGGCTGGTCAACACCCATCACCACCTGTTTCAGACCCTGACCCGCGCCGTGCCGGCCGCCCAGGACGCGGCGCTGTTCGGCTGGCTGCGGACGCTGTATCCGATCTGGGCCCGCATGGGGCCGCAGGACATCCGCCTGTCGACACAGATCGGCCTGGCCGAGCTGGCGTTGTCGGGCTGCACCTGTTCTTCGGATCATCTTTACCTGTTCCCGAACGGCGCCCGGCTGGACGACAGCATCGAGGCCGCGGCCGAGGTCGGTATCCGCTTCACCGCCACCCGCGGCGCCATGTCGATCGGCGAAAGCCGCGGTGGCCTGCCCCCGGATTCCCTGGTCGAGGACGAGGCCGCGATCCTGCGCGACAGCGAACGGGTGATCGACGCCTTTCATGACCCGAACCCCGGCGCCATGGTGCAGGTCGGGCTGGCCCCCTGTTCGCCGTTTTCGGTCAGCCGCGAACTGATGCGCGATGCCGCGATCCTGGCCCGGGACAAGGGGGTGCGGTTGCATACCCACCTGGCCGAGAATGACGAGGACATCGCCTATTCGCTCGAGAATTTCGGCATGTTGCCTGGCGATTATGCCGAAAGCCTGGGCTGGACGGGGCCGGACGTCTGGCATGCCCATTGCGTGAAACTGTCCGGCGCCGAAATCGACCTGTTTGCGCGCAGCGGAACCGGCGTGGCGCATTGTCCCTGTTCCAACGCAAGGCTCGCCTCGGGGATCGCGCCGGTGCGGCAGATGCGCGATGCCGGCGTGCCGGTCGGGCTGGGCGTGGACGGATCGGCCTCGAACGATTGCAGCCATCTTGGGCTCGAGGCGCGACAGGCGATGCTGGTCGCGCGGCTGCGCGACGGGCCCGCCGCCCTGGGCGCGCGCGAGGCGCTGGAAATCGCCACCCTGGGCGGTGCCCGCGTGCTGGGCCGCGACGATATCGGCGCGCTGATCCCCGGCAAGCGGGCCGATCTGGTGCTGTGGGATCTGGCCGAGCTGCCAGCCGCCGGTGCATGGGATCCGGTCGCGGCACTGGTATTCTGCGCGCCAATCCGGCCGCGTGCCGTTTATGTCGAAGGGCGCGCCATCGTGCAGGACCATCGCCTGTTGACACTCGACACCCATGGCCTGGCCCTTGCAGCCGACAAGGCCCTGACCCGATTGATGAACTGA
- a CDS encoding nucleobase:cation symporter-2 family protein, translating into MQAIETNPGFDPVEERIAAPRLLALGLQHVLVMYAGAIAVPLIVGRALQLSPQDVAFLISADLFVCGVVTIIQSFGATQWFGIRLPVMMGVTFAAVGPMVAIAQSYPGQEGARMMFGAIMAAGIIAIFLAPVVGRMLRFFPSVVTGTVILVIGISLMPVGINWIFGLQVGPTAPKLIDPAHKAWLDAAITAGGVPEGLKLAPTVKNPEYASLSRILIGVVVLGSILLIARYAKGFIANIAVLMGILIGGVLAAALGLMHFGDVAGAAWFAPIAPLHFGMPIFDPIMILTMVLVMMVIMIESTGMFLALSDLCGRRLTPKALTAGLRVDGLGTAIGGLFNTFPYTSFSQNVGLVGVTGVRSRFVCVAGGAIMIVLGLIPKMAVLVESLPTTVLGGAGLVMFGMVAATGIRILSTVDFKGNRHNLFIVAVSLGLGMIPMIAPDFNQWLPHSIHTLIHSGILLAAVAAVLLNWFFNGAPKVSDEELAAAAHAAEAH; encoded by the coding sequence ATGCAAGCAATCGAAACCAATCCGGGCTTCGACCCGGTCGAGGAGCGCATCGCCGCCCCTCGACTGTTGGCTCTGGGCCTGCAACATGTGCTGGTCATGTATGCCGGCGCCATTGCGGTGCCGCTCATCGTCGGGCGCGCCCTGCAGCTCAGTCCGCAGGATGTCGCGTTCCTGATCTCGGCCGACCTGTTCGTGTGTGGCGTGGTCACCATCATCCAGTCCTTTGGGGCCACACAGTGGTTCGGGATCCGTTTGCCGGTCATGATGGGCGTGACCTTTGCGGCGGTCGGACCGATGGTGGCCATCGCCCAGTCCTATCCCGGGCAGGAAGGCGCAAGAATGATGTTCGGGGCCATCATGGCCGCAGGCATCATTGCGATCTTCCTGGCACCGGTGGTGGGGCGCATGCTGCGCTTCTTTCCCAGCGTGGTCACGGGAACGGTGATCCTGGTCATCGGTATCAGCCTGATGCCGGTCGGGATCAACTGGATCTTCGGCCTGCAGGTCGGCCCGACGGCGCCGAAACTGATTGATCCGGCGCACAAGGCCTGGCTGGATGCCGCGATCACTGCCGGTGGCGTGCCCGAGGGGCTGAAACTGGCGCCGACGGTCAAGAACCCCGAATATGCCTCGTTGTCGCGCATCCTGATCGGGGTGGTGGTGCTGGGCTCGATCCTGCTGATCGCGCGTTATGCCAAGGGCTTCATTGCCAATATCGCGGTGCTGATGGGCATCCTGATCGGGGGCGTTCTGGCTGCCGCCCTGGGGCTGATGCATTTTGGCGACGTGGCCGGGGCGGCCTGGTTTGCGCCGATCGCGCCGCTGCATTTCGGCATGCCGATCTTTGACCCGATCATGATTCTGACCATGGTTCTGGTAATGATGGTGATCATGATCGAATCGACCGGGATGTTTCTGGCGCTCAGCGACCTGTGTGGCCGCCGCCTGACGCCGAAGGCGCTGACCGCCGGCCTGCGGGTCGATGGTCTGGGCACGGCGATCGGCGGGCTGTTCAACACCTTCCCCTATACTTCGTTTTCGCAGAACGTGGGGCTGGTCGGCGTCACCGGGGTGCGCTCGCGCTTTGTCTGCGTGGCCGGCGGGGCCATCATGATCGTGCTGGGCCTGATCCCGAAAATGGCCGTGCTGGTCGAATCGCTGCCGACCACGGTTCTGGGCGGCGCCGGTCTGGTCATGTTCGGCATGGTCGCCGCAACCGGCATCCGCATCCTGTCGACGGTGGACTTCAAGGGCAATCGCCACAATCTGTTCATCGTTGCCGTGTCGCTGGGCCTGGGGATGATCCCGATGATCGCGCCCGACTTCAACCAGTGGCTGCCCCATTCGATCCATACGCTGATCCATTCGGGCATCCTGCTGGCCGCGGTCGCTGCGGTTCTGCTGAACTGGTTCTTCAACGGCGCGCCGAAAGTCTCCGACGAGGAACTGGCCGCCGCCGCCCACGCCGCCGAGGCGCATTGA